TTGGCAAAGAGGCACACTAAAATGAAAACTTGTATTACTCATGATCCCAGttgtgtatgtttatatatctGTAAAAGAAATTGgcagagaaaataagaaaatactcTCAGTTCAAAGTGAGAttgacttttaaaatgtctgtataCACGAATGTATAAGTTCATAAAAGGCATTTACAGGACTGCTGAATGTCTGGCAACACAGGAAAATAGAAGATTAAATATACTATGATTATTCAATCTctggtttgaaaaataaaacacaatttttttacaCTGTACTTTGTGATTGTACATCAACTGTATATTCCCTATTCATAGCTACAGCaagaaaaatagattttcaaCACCACGAAAGCCTTCCACTTCAACTAAAAAGTgggaaaacctttttttttttttaaagttcattTGTAAAATCTTTTGTGAGAACATCTGGAACACCTTCAGGAGAGAATCAAATCCAAGTAAGTACAATCCAAGTAACTCAAAAGGGTTAAAAGTATCGACGTGAGAATACCGGtgtcaaataaaacaagagtCGCGGGGGGGAGTGCATCACTTAATACTTTtacaaaaacttttaaaaaatgggagagaaaacaaacaaaccaaactaaaataaaacatgaccaCATCTACCTGCTGCGCAGTAAAACCACAGGGGGGCGATAGTGGGGCTAAGTAGTGTCCTTAGCTGATGTGGCTGTTGGGATGCAGGATTTGCCGCTGCTGCCGTTGTGGGACCTGTAGCTGGTGAAGCTGGGGGTGTGTATGGTGCGGATGCTCTTTCCGCCCGGGCCCACAGGTGTGGGcgacagaggggagggggaggaggaggatgaggaggagaatgaagaggaggaggaggaggagtgcacTCGACCATTCTGGGTCTGCGAGGAGAACGAGAGAGCTTTACCTGTGTGCTGTGAGGGTGTGGGGAGTTTGAGGGATCCGTTAGACAGGGAGGGGATGTGGGAGGAGGGGATGTGGGAGGAGGGCAAGGTGGCGGAACGAGGAGAGGACAGGATGGAGGACTttgtggaagaagaagaggaggaggaggaggaggatgaggaggaagggttAATGGGATTAGTAGCATCTGAGTTTGGTGCAGACTGGGAACTGCCTTTAGGAGAGCTAGGATAAAAAGCAGGGATTTTAGAGGTGGGTATAGTAGGGGAAGTAGTTTTATGATCCCCTCCCACTCTTTTAGCACTTCCGTTAGCCTGCAAACAGAGATGCCAAAACAGATACTGGTTGTCAAAATAGAAATCtggtcaaaaaacacaaataaaaaaggcaaGACGATGTTAAATCAAACTACAGGTTAtatgcacacagaaacactatGACTGCACAAACATGTATATCACAACTAACAGACACCAACACATGTACAGAAGCTGTTCTCCCTAGGTTACACGAGAGGTGAGACACACTGAACTGAGACATGTTACCAAAGAAAAGACAACTGCGTTGGTTAGAGGTTGTGCGAGGTtcagacaggaggggggggcgtCTCTCCACAGGTCGCCGATGTGTTGTTAGAAGAGGGGTGCGTTAGGTTTAGTGTGTCGGGAGAGGAGTCAGAAGGCGAAGCGGGTGAGAATCAGGGTGAGAGGAGTTTAGTAGAGTGAGAGCAGAGTGAGAACGTGGGCCGGCGCTCCACGAAAAACACGCTGTTGCAAGATGGTGAGTTGTGCCGaggtctttggggggggggggagaacttACATCACAGTGAGGTTAAGAAGCTCTAATGCAGCGATGTTGGGGTTTGAGCAGAGGTGCGTtgtgaggaggagggtgggtggggtggggagCACAGCCGAAAAAAAGTCAGTTAGggtttgtggtttgtttgttgttgtgttttttttacacagccATAAGCATCCTGGGTTTTTTTTCACGACACTGTTAAGGAGCTCATCTGTGATGGGAACCGGAGACGTGGTGACAGAACTCAAGATGATAGGGTTCCACTTCtctttgacatgttttttttttttttttttttttgtaagtcACCAACACAGTGAAAACCATGAGCAGTGTGGACATGCAGAAGCATACAGTACAGTGATGTTATGGGGGTAACAGTCAAGAGTCGAACATGCCTTCTCGTCAGAGCAGACTCCAGAGAAACAGTCGCCTTCACAGCAACTTCATTCTTTCAATTAAAACACTTGAAATCTCACAGCTTTGGTAGATTATCCCTCTTATATAATACATGCCTCGTGTGTTTCGATCCCTACGTGTTTTGTTTCCTCTAGTCCCTGGTAAGGCCCTACAGTAAAACTACCTGTCGGAACTGCCTCTGAGCGTCCTGCAGTTTTGGCTGTTTTCCTGCTTTGTCAGTAGTACCCGGCGACTGCCTGGACTTCGCAGACAAAGGGACGGGCATCCGACTAGTGGGGGAAGCGACACTGGCGTTCTGCAGGGGGATCCAAAcgaaaaaacaaggaataaaacaaaagaaagaaaaaaacacaccataCAGGAAGCATGAAAAATCAAGGCACTGACAGGTTCACATAAAACTCATTCAATAGCTCCAACGATCAACACCAGTGAAAGAACATGCACCCCGTGGGACCGTACACCTCAAAGTCAATACACACAGTACATGCTTTAGAGAACACGTGAGACACCAGAGCTGAATCATCATGAGACTCTTTTATGATGAGTTTGCCACTTGCTGAAAACCTCAGAGTTTTAGCAATGAGCTGAAAGTGAAaagtgtgggggggtgggggtaaCCAGGAACCCAGCAAAATGCCAAACCCCAATCATGACGCCATGATTTCACAGAGGGGAGAAAGCCACCGGGGGACATTTCCGACATTTCCCAGCACCGGTGGAGTGGATTAATGATTCTGTGATTTCAGAGGTTAGGGTTGGAGAGTAGGTAGGTCGGaaaatgaatttgaaaaaaaacaagaagcacCCAAAACCTCCCGGAGCGAAAGGAGCTAGAGCGAGACCTGTTGCACGGTGATGGGGGCACTGGGGACAGTGATGGTGGAGGCAGTGGAAGTGGTGGTAGTAGGGAAGACTACAGGGCGAGGAAGGAGCTGCGGTTTAGGCTTCGGCTGCAGAAACTTCTTGCCGGGTACCTTAGGGCCGGACCCTCTGGAGGTCGGGAGAGAGGACGACCTCTTTAGCCCCCCTACATCTGAGCTCTTCACATTCCCGTCTTTAGCCTCCTCCCGAGGGACGGGCTCCTCGGGGGAGAGGGGGCCCATCTCGCTGATGGTGGTCTCCAGCTGCTTGATGGTCTGCTCCAGGCTGTCCAGGGTCTTGTAGGTGTTCTTCCGGATCTCATCAGTCCGGCCATGGGAGTCGGAGTTCTGCCTCCTCAGCTGCGTGGCCGAATCTGTGACATTGGCCGCGTCCGCTAAAGATTTTGAACGTGTAATCTCAAATCTCTTTGCTTCTTTGTGCTGCGTGATGGTACCGtcaccttcctcctcatcttcgtATACGACCACCTGGAGAGTCTTCTTGCCCGACTTGGTGCCGGCGCGAATCGCCTGGGTCAGCGCCGCCAGCTGCTTCTTGGGGAACTTAAACTTGAACTTCTTCTTACTGTCCTGCTTGGCATCTTCGTTCGTCTCCATGTTTATTCCACTGTCCGTCAGTTCTGATATCGAGGACGAAGACGAGGACGATAAGCTGTTGTGGTCGGCGGTGCCCTCTGCATATCTGACCTTTTTGTCCACAACCGATTTGTTCGCCTCAGCTTTTACCTGCAGCCAACCACCCCTCTCCGAGTCCGACTCCTCGCTCTCCTCATCGATGCGCTCTTGTGACAGCATCCTCTCCAGTTCATCCTCAGACTCAAATATGGTGGACAGACGCTTGTAGGCCGAGCGGATGTCCATGGGCTCATCGAAAATGATGATGACGGGCTTTTTGTTGAAGCCATTATCCGGCAACGCGTTGGGATCCCCCGCGGCGTTCCCTCGGTTTTGGCCGCATCCTAGGGTGTATGTCTGGACGCCTGCCTTCTTGGCGTTGACCAGATCCTGGTACTCACCACAAGACAGAGACTGAACCTGGGTGTTGGTGATCATAAATGCTATGTTGTCAGGAGGTGGAGGCGCCTCTTCTCCAGGCAGATCAACACTAAGACCTGCGCCCCCGTCGTCATCCACAAAAATAGCTTTCGGTGGATCACGGTTTTCACTCAGAGCCTTTTTCGTTGGCGAAACAGAACGTTTAGGAGTCTGTCTGACGGCGCTGACTGTGCTGGTTTCCTTTGCCTCTGGGATTATATTCTTACTGGAAGAAACAGGCTCCTGGATGATTTTACTTTTCTTCTCAGTGTTCATTTTGTTGAGCATTTTGCCCTTCTCCATTTCCACCTTGGTCTTCAAGGACTCGGAGCGTTTCACCTGCTTCTTTGGCAGTTTGAATTTGGTCAGTCCCACGGGTTTAGGTGAAATCGGTGGAGGCGTTAAAGGCAGGGGTGATTTGGGTGGTGGAGACTGTGGCGGCTGCTGTTCCTGGCTTGGAGAATTGTCGTTAACATTGACATTTGACACCTGTGTTGGCGGCTGCGCGGGCTCTTGGTGCTCGGGGGTCTCGTCCGTTCCTGACGAGGCTGGGAGATCTTTGGGAATCTGGCCAGTCACATAGTAAATGACCTGCGATCgggaaaggaaaacagaaagtcATCATTTCATTAAACTTTCACGTTGTAGAATATTCACTGAAAAAATTCATGAAAATAGTGTCAGGAATCCAACGGGACACGTACCCCTTGGCTCTGTCGCACAGGGGTGTTCCCGTTTTCATCCGTGTCTGGATCTTTATCCTCCCGACTGGGCTCTGAACTCTGCTAGGACAGTGTGTGAGGGAATAATATTACTGTGCAACTGGCGCGCCAAGTTGCTGTGGATTAACTTTGACTCGACACACAAGGCCGCGGACGCATTAACGATGTCTAAGCTGCATTGGGTAATAACCTTGTACAAGTACAACAGCAAATATAATTACAGTTTGTACTCCTCAGATTCTTCTTcagtttaaaaccaaatcaCTTTTAAACAAGATAAATTCTCTGGATCCAAATGCGCACGGGGCAAATAAACACGTTTAACCTTTTAAGCTGCATTTCTACAACAATCAAGCTGCTCAAGGATTTAGCAAAAACTACAGAGCAGATGAAACTTTCTGGCTCAAATTCGGACAAAGGGGCAGATCTAGCTCAACTTTTGATTACTTTCTTTTCATTGTGAGATACTGTTTATActttctctgagaataattcaaggatcttgTATTAAAAAATAGGGCATGTTAAGGGGactgagtgtgtggaatttgttgCAGTTGGATTGAATGGAAAGGGGCTGATTGGCCTTAGCGGAGGATAGCTCTCTATTGATTGTTATCCACAGCATCTACAAGCTCTAATTTGTTAGCTGACACTTACACACGTTTTAAAATCTCGAACTAATCTCGGTTGCACTTGAACATACCTGTCCGCTTcgtcacataaaaaaaaaacatattattgcGTGATTATACATAGGGATTTTCTAGGTATAGACTTGAAGGGATGCACTGGTTAAGTAGATGTGAAGCTGGGAAAACAACCTGAGGTGAAGTTGTGCAGAGAcgaagagaaacagaaaagtgattCCTCAGGAAAAGTGATTTGAGAGGAGCATGCAAAGTGGCCAGGCTGACCTCTAGTGAACCaagtctgcagaaacacacctgTCTGCACGGGGAGTTTTCAATAATGTCGTTTCTCTCAATCGTCAAATCAtttcagaaatagaaaaaaggtgtttttgtaaagaagACATGTCATTGAAGAAAGACAAAAGACGATTTGAATTGCCTGTAGGGATACAGTGCCCGAGGTCTTTATTGATTTGGAGGAAAAATAGACAAGACACACCATCGTCTGGTCCAGACACACAGAAAAGGCACAGCATCTTTTCAGAGGCTTCCCTTTATGCAGACTTAATCCTGAAAACCCAAGCTGTGATCCCCGGCAGAGTCAAACAGAAGGAAGGGGAAGTGAGGCAGCGAGGAAAGAGGAGTATTTGGAGGCAGCTGTTACGGGTTTCTCTCGAGCCAAAGCAAGGGAGCCAAAGTCGGAGGAGGGTTAAGATGCAGCCATTGATTGTGTGAGACAGTCGGCAGAGACAGGCGGTTAGCAGGGGCGGCTGCACGGCGACTTGTTCTTTACCTTTTTCTCTTTGAGGGGCAACAAGGCCCCCGGTCTTAGCTCTCTGATTTGCGGTTCAATTCGAGTGCCGGGCTCTACCAAATTTTTCACCCCTACATCCTTAACTGTGCACATCTGGAAAACCTGAAGAGTGAAGAAAGGTGAAGGGGGGGAGTGGGGAGTTTGAGTGTCTTCACCACGGCcacaatcataaaaaaaaactaaaaccccAACtggtaaaattatatttaaaactcTTTAGGCAGCTGTCAGTGAAGATCATTTGGAAATCACCATGAGAAGAAATGTTAGGCAGCCCACTCCCACAATGCAAAATCAAGGACACCTTAAGAGAGCCACTGGttgagagtgtttgtgtttgagtttgagtgTTAATGTGCGTCTAACCTGGAGCTCTGCCATGATCTtgtctccttcatcctcctcgtctCTGGAGACAGACGTTATAACCGGCGGAGGGGTAGGAGGCTTTGGCTTGGTCTCTGGTGGGACCTTGGTGAGCTTGGGCTGGGGAGTGGGAGGTGGGACCTCCTCGTCACCCTCCTGCAAGAAAATGAATAAGTTGTTAATTTTTAAatccccttttccactggttaAAAAACCCACTGACACCTGGCTTTTGTCTGTAATGGGAATTGATTCGATCAACAAGCAACATGACAAAATGGAAAAATCCCCTACTGACAACGGGAAAAGCATTTATcaccttttattattataattagagGAGAACGTGCATGTATTGTCAACATTTAACttctgtatttttctctttcttttcttattaaaaaacaagctGCATATTCCAGATTTCACGAGGCGTCCCCTGACCACACTGACCTGAGCTGAGACGGACTCCTTCCTGCTGATGAAGACCACCTCCCCAGAGCGAGTGGTGGTCATGCCGGAGTTTGAGCCGGAGTTGGAGCCGGGGTAGGTCTTCCTGGGAGGAGGCGGCGGTGGGGACTTGCTGGCCTTCTCGGTCCCTTGCTTGGGGACAATGTCGATGGGCGCCGGCTTGTTCTTGGAGAGTCTCTCCAGCACCGGCTTGGCTGGTTTCTCCAACACGGGCTTCGGCAGTTTCTCTGGCCCCTTTTTGACCAGTTTGTCAGAGTCAGGCTCGGACCGGAGCTCTTCTGTCACACACATTAATCAAATTATATTAGCGCACATgaatttagaaattaaaaatgtcCATATTTGTGTCGTCAAGTAAAATCCTTTATATCTGTACCTGTAGGTGACTCTAGAGGACTATGGGTGTTGGGTTGTTCTCCGCtggcagcagggggcagtgccgtgttctcctccacctccaggcTGGGGATGCCCTTCATCATGTTGGCCTGGGCCTCCTGCAGGATCTTCTCAAACTCTTTCCCGTCGTAATGACCCaggttctgcctcctctccGCCCACTCCTTCTCCGCTGCCTGTATGGACATTGCTCTGCATTTGCTCTTCTCCTTAttgctctgcagctcctctatgACAAGATCCTGGGTGCCATTATTCACAGAGTTCCCGT
The window above is part of the Platichthys flesus chromosome 21, fPlaFle2.1, whole genome shotgun sequence genome. Proteins encoded here:
- the si:ch211-285f17.1 gene encoding sickle tail protein homolog isoform X2; translated protein: MRAGSDGILNRQKSLMVAGPQDKAHTQAPSQRPGEKGENMEMLPPRSRISPPKASAQQQGSNHKQNKSNLKVTSPEDAERVGRRQASPNGTPPLRADARGSRTVPRRHTLGGARGSREILAMQPPDMDKKREAFLEHLKQKYPHHASAIMGHQERLREQSRSPKHGPGDQVDHLSLASLESLDAMSESDAPTGFTRGSRVRASLPVVRSTNQTRDRSLGVLYLQYGDETKQFRMPNEVTSIDTVRALFVSAFPQQLNMKMLESPSVAVYVKDDMRNMYYELSDVRNLSDHSCLKVYHKDPAQAFSHGPRPANGDARMHSDGQHPLRQPPMGPPGHHPLQGVLPQSPHSMPSSPSRIPFGSRPVSLPGSATIPRERLSSANQTVRSISPCPSAILERRDVKPDEDMGGKSHTLGRGTEGLYADPYLLQEGRLSLASSHGPHPNPGMDSPDHGMGGFHRASIRSTSSYSGPSPTDSMDHPSLYRQKSRNSQLPTLGSKTPPPSPHRMSEVRMIDIHGGPPHGIPPHGVPPHGVPPHGVPPHGVLPHGVPIERSSPVRHSFRKEEVAGTKPRNNMASPVVADIPGHLQGPIPPVVEHQTRQRMKAMEQQIASLTGLVQHALLKGPNTSGNQEPPSERPAKTSSPAHSAHSSGGSPVLAPKTSAAPSDKPSVPLKVNLLQFRKNVSDLRVQLHQMRQLQLQNQEALRIQLKRAEQEISVKLFEAMRRLEDPVQRQRSLVEEDRHKYLGLEECVLTQLGDLEQYVGSLQKDPGATHRAVTLKDVEEGAVTLRKVGESLAGLKGEFPALQTRMRAVLRVEVEAVKFLKEEPHKLDSMLKRVKSLTDTLSGLRRHTSEVSQKGLNPSAHVPVDNSPAASQPLAESPPAPAQPSSPSPPLDPQNSTVRSEVMPSSPVVIHHVQSSRVLMQQSQQSAALTVQSSPPLTPSPTRVPSPKGRESPRGASVGPPSPVHHKKTNGNSVNNGTQDLVIEELQSNKEKSKCRAMSIQAAEKEWAERRQNLGHYDGKEFEKILQEAQANMMKGIPSLEVEENTALPPAASGEQPNTHSPLESPTELRSEPDSDKLVKKGPEKLPKPVLEKPAKPVLERLSKNKPAPIDIVPKQGTEKASKSPPPPPPRKTYPGSNSGSNSGMTTTRSGEVVFISRKESVSAQEGDEEVPPPTPQPKLTKVPPETKPKPPTPPPVITSVSRDEEDEGDKIMAELQVFQMCTVKDVGVKNLVEPGTRIEPQIRELRPGALLPLKEKKQSSEPSREDKDPDTDENGNTPVRQSQGVIYYVTGQIPKDLPASSGTDETPEHQEPAQPPTQVSNVNVNDNSPSQEQQPPQSPPPKSPLPLTPPPISPKPVGLTKFKLPKKQVKRSESLKTKVEMEKGKMLNKMNTEKKSKIIQEPVSSSKNIIPEAKETSTVSAVRQTPKRSVSPTKKALSENRDPPKAIFVDDDGGAGLSVDLPGEEAPPPPDNIAFMITNTQVQSLSCGEYQDLVNAKKAGVQTYTLGCGQNRGNAAGDPNALPDNGFNKKPVIIIFDEPMDIRSAYKRLSTIFESEDELERMLSQERIDEESEESDSERGGWLQVKAEANKSVVDKKVRYAEGTADHNSLSSSSSSSISELTDSGINMETNEDAKQDSKKKFKFKFPKKQLAALTQAIRAGTKSGKKTLQVVVYEDEEEGDGTITQHKEAKRFEITRSKSLADAANVTDSATQLRRQNSDSHGRTDEIRKNTYKTLDSLEQTIKQLETTISEMGPLSPEEPVPREEAKDGNVKSSDVGGLKRSSSLPTSRGSGPKVPGKKFLQPKPKPQLLPRPVVFPTTTTSTASTITVPSAPITVQQNASVASPTSRMPVPLSAKSRQSPGTTDKAGKQPKLQDAQRQFRQANGSAKRVGGDHKTTSPTIPTSKIPAFYPSSPKGSSQSAPNSDATNPINPSSSSSSSSSSSSSTKSSILSSPRSATLPSSHIPSSHIPSLSNGSLKLPTPSQHTGKALSFSSQTQNGRVHSSSSSSSFSSSSSSSPSPLSPTPVGPGGKSIRTIHTPSFTSYRSHNGSSGKSCIPTATSAKDTT
- the si:ch211-285f17.1 gene encoding sickle tail protein isoform X6 produces the protein MRAGSDGILNRQKSLMVAGPQDKAHTQAPSQRPGEKGENMEMLPPRSRISPPKASAQQQGSNHKQNKSNLKVTSPEDAERVGRRQASPNGTPPLRADARGSRTVPRRHTLGGARGSREILAMQPPDMDKKREAFLEHLKQKYPHHASAIMGHQERLREQSRSPKHGPGDQVDHLSLASLESLDAMSESDAPTGFTRGSRVRASLPVVRSTNQTRDRSLGVLYLQYGDETKQFRMPNEVTSIDTVRALFVSAFPQQLNMKMLESPSVAVYVKDDMRNMYYELSDVRNLSDHSCLKVYHKDPAQAFSHGPRPANGDARMHSDGQHPLRQPPMGPPGHHPLQGVLPQSPHSMPSSPSRIPFGSRPVSLPGSATIPRERLSSANQTVRSISPCPSAILERRDVKPDEDMGGKSHTLGRGTEGLYADPYLLQEGRLSLASSHGPHPNPGMDSPDHGMGGFHRASIRSTSSYSGPSPTDSMDHPSLYRQKSRNSQLPTLGSKTPPPSPHRMSEVRMIDIHGGPPHGIPPHGVPPHGVPPHGVPPHGVLPHGVPIERSSPVRHSFRKEEVAGTKPRNNMASPVVADIPGHLQGPIPPVVEHQTRQRMKAMEQQIASLTGLVQHALLKGPNTSGNQEPPSERPAKTSSPAHSAHSSGGSPVLAPKTSAAPSDKPSVPLKVNLLQFRKNVSDLRVQLHQMRQLQLQNQEALRIQLKRAEQEISVKLFEAMRRLEDPVQRQRSLVEEDRHKYLGLEECVLTQLGDLEQYVGSLQKDPGATHRAVTLKDVEEGAVTLRKVGESLAGLKGEFPALQTRMRAVLRVEVEAVKFLKEEPHKLDSMLKRVKSLTDTLSGLRRHTSEVSQKGLNPSAHVPVDNSPAASQPLAESPPAPAQPSSPSPPLDPQNSTVRSEVMPSSPVVIHHVQSSRVLMQQSQQSAALTVQSSPPLTPSPTRVPSPKGRESPRGASVGPPSPVHHKKTNGNSVNNGTQDLVIEELQSNKEKSKCRAMSIQAAEKEWAERRQNLGHYDGKEFEKILQEAQANMMKGIPSLEVEENTALPPAASGEQPNTHSPLESPTEELRSEPDSDKLVKKGPEKLPKPVLEKPAKPVLERLSKNKPAPIDIVPKQGTEKASKSPPPPPPRKTYPGSNSGSNSGMTTTRSGEVVFISRKESVSAQEGDEEVPPPTPQPKLTKVPPETKPKPPTPPPVITSVSRDEEDEGDKIMAELQSSEPSREDKDPDTDENGNTPVRQSQGVIYYVTGQIPKDLPASSGTDETPEHQEPAQPPTQVSNVNVNDNSPSQEQQPPQSPPPKSPLPLTPPPISPKPVGLTKFKLPKKQVKRSESLKTKVEMEKGKMLNKMNTEKKSKIIQEPVSSSKNIIPEAKETSTVSAVRQTPKRSVSPTKKALSENRDPPKAIFVDDDGGAGLSVDLPGEEAPPPPDNIAFMITNTQVQSLSCGEYQDLVNAKKAGVQTYTLGCGQNRGNAAGDPNALPDNGFNKKPVIIIFDEPMDIRSAYKRLSTIFESEDELERMLSQERIDEESEESDSERGGWLQVKAEANKSVVDKKVRYAEGTADHNSLSSSSSSSISELTDSGINMETNEDAKQDSKKKFKFKFPKKQLAALTQAIRAGTKSGKKTLQVVVYEDEEEGDGTITQHKEAKRFEITRSKSLADAANVTDSATQLRRQNSDSHGRTDEIRKNTYKTLDSLEQTIKQLETTISEMGPLSPEEPVPREEAKDGNVKSSDVGGLKRSSSLPTSRGSGPKVPGKKFLQPKPKPQLLPRPVVFPTTTTSTASTITVPSAPITVQQNASVASPTSRMPVPLSAKSRQSPGTTDKAGKQPKLQDAQRQFRQANGSAKRVGGDHKTTSPTIPTSKIPAFYPSSPKGSSQSAPNSDATNPINPSSSSSSSSSSSSSTKSSILSSPRSATLPSSHIPSSHIPSLSNGSLKLPTPSQHTGKALSFSSQTQNGRVHSSSSSSSFSSSSSSSPSPLSPTPVGPGGKSIRTIHTPSFTSYRSHNGSSGKSCIPTATSAKDTT
- the si:ch211-285f17.1 gene encoding sickle tail protein homolog isoform X3, translating into MRAGSDGILNRQKSLMVAGPQDKAHTQAPSQRPGEKGENMEMLPPRSRISPPKASAQQQGSNHKQNKSNLKVTSPEDAERVGRRQASPNGTPPLRADARGSRTVPRRHTLGGARGSREILAMQPPDMDKKREAFLEHLKQKYPHHASAIMGHQERLREQSRSPKHGPGDQVDHLSLASLESLDAMSESDAPTGFTRGSRVRASLPVVRSTNQTRDRSLGVLYLQYGDETKQFRMPNEVTSIDTVRALFVSAFPQQLNMKMLESPSVAVYVKDDMRNMYYELSDVRNLSDHSCLKVYHKDPAQAFSHGPRPANGDARMHSDGQHPLRQPPMGPPGHHPLQGVLPQSPHSMPSSPSRIPFGSRPVSLPGSATIPRERLSSANQTVRSISPCPSAILERRDVKPDEDMGGKSHTLGRGTEGLYADPYLLQEGRLSLASSHGPHPNPGMDSPDHGMGGFHRASIRSTSSYSGPSPTDSMDHPSLYRQKSRNSQLPTLGSKTPPPSPHRMSEVRMIDIHGGPPHGIPPHGVPPHGVPPHGVPPHGVLPHGVPIERSSPVRHSFRKEEVAGTKPRNNMASPVVADIPGHLQGPIPPVVEHQTRQRMKAMEQQIASLTGLVQHALLKGPNTSGNQEPPSERPAKTSSPAHSAHSSGGSPVLAPKTSAAPSDKPSVPLKVNLLQFRKNVSDLRVQLHQMRQLQLQNQEALRIQLKRAEQEISVKLFEAMRRLEDPVQRQRSLVEEDRHKYLGLEECVLTQLGDLEQYVGSLQKDPGATHRAVTLKDVEEGAVTLRKVGESLAGLKGEFPALQTRMRAVLRVEVEAVKFLKEEPHKLDSMLKRVKSLTDTLSGLRRHTSEVSQKGLNPSAHVPVDNSPAASQPLAESPPAPAQPSSPSPPLDPQNSTVRSEVMPSSPVVIHHVQSSRVLMQQSQQSAALTVQSSPPLTPSPTRVPSPKGRESPRGASVGPPSPVHHKKTNGNSVNNGTQDLVIEELQSNKEKSKCRAMSIQAAEKEWAERRQNLGHYDGKEFEKILQEAQANMMKGIPSLEVEENTALPPAASGEQPNTHSPLESPTEELRSEPDSDKLVKKGPEKLPKPVLEKPAKPVLERLSKNKPAPIDIVPKQGTEKASKSPPPPPPRKTYPGSNSGSNSGMTTTRSGEVVFISRKESVSAQEGDEEVPPPTPQPKLTKVPPETKPKPPTPPPVITSVSRDEEDEGDKIMAELQVFQMCTVKDVGVKNLVEPGTRIEPQIRELRPGALLPLKEKKSSEPSREDKDPDTDENGNTPVRQSQGVIYYVTGQIPKDLPASSGTDETPEHQEPAQPPTQVSNVNVNDNSPSQEQQPPQSPPPKSPLPLTPPPISPKPVGLTKFKLPKKQVKRSESLKTKVEMEKGKMLNKMNTEKKSKIIQEPVSSSKNIIPEAKETSTVSAVRQTPKRSVSPTKKALSENRDPPKAIFVDDDGGAGLSVDLPGEEAPPPPDNIAFMITNTQVQSLSCGEYQDLVNAKKAGVQTYTLGCGQNRGNAAGDPNALPDNGFNKKPVIIIFDEPMDIRSAYKRLSTIFESEDELERMLSQERIDEESEESDSERGGWLQVKAEANKSVVDKKVRYAEGTADHNSLSSSSSSSISELTDSGINMETNEDAKQDSKKKFKFKFPKKQLAALTQAIRAGTKSGKKTLQVVVYEDEEEGDGTITQHKEAKRFEITRSKSLADAANVTDSATQLRRQNSDSHGRTDEIRKNTYKTLDSLEQTIKQLETTISEMGPLSPEEPVPREEAKDGNVKSSDVGGLKRSSSLPTSRGSGPKVPGKKFLQPKPKPQLLPRPVVFPTTTTSTASTITVPSAPITVQQNASVASPTSRMPVPLSAKSRQSPGTTDKAGKQPKLQDAQRQFRQANGSAKRVGGDHKTTSPTIPTSKIPAFYPSSPKGSSQSAPNSDATNPINPSSSSSSSSSSSSSTKSSILSSPRSATLPSSHIPSSHIPSLSNGSLKLPTPSQHTGKALSFSSQTQNGRVHSSSSSSSFSSSSSSSPSPLSPTPVGPGGKSIRTIHTPSFTSYRSHNGSSGKSCIPTATSAKDTT